Part of the Henckelia pumila isolate YLH828 chromosome 2, ASM3356847v2, whole genome shotgun sequence genome is shown below.
ttgcgatgcagaataccacgtttcattggtaaggaatatagagatgttcgaagcatgcaaatgaatattcatatgatgaatgatcgaactaccctattcggactttccaagtggttatcacttatcgagtggataaagtccgcggttttggttgtacaccattagtccttattacttgaaacatcattgagacctatatgctagtactgtactttgactcgtttaccgactctattggggtcatcaggtgtcgggattgggtacagttacgacacatataggagtcgatgctttgttgtcaaggattcaccacatacttgcgagtgtggatatcctatgcgatttgaggagatattaatgtgacgaatctctggccagagtacatgatgtgttttaggttaatggttatcctaataacacatgcgatgtcactaatagatctccaagatgttgtgcatagttatcgaatctcgaacgactctcgatgcaccaatggttgttgattcgatcgagatatttggttgaatggaccgtactgtacgctaaccaaaatctactggttcttgcaggcactatcagtaatacctagggaatcatggggcgatgttgctagacgctctaccatgattcgttgggtaagtcggaaattattgttccgagtcacaaggagttgtgagcccacggctagctgtattactgaaccattgagggttacacaagtaatggattactaaaaccccgtagagatagttaaatttaaagagttaaatttaatgaaagagaaattggattaacaactaaagggagtggaatttcctaaaatgacatagtgatgggcatttttggaaatcactgaattcggattcagaaaagttatcttgactctaaaagatgcaaaaatggtttctgtgcacattggtgaaatcagtttatcaatcggagtcacaatgaattttatattaatttctataacaacgggcttggcttgttgggcttaagttacggattgtgggctttaaggagttagagtcctgatacagttataactagaaattatctataaatagaggtattgggttcgaaaatcaaacactttgtgtcttataattttccaaattacactctaaatattctaagggtttttcgaaatccttgtctctcccggagaaaattcaaacttgtgatttttgtgaaaaattacaattctgaattaacagatcatatctgtttattctctacgcaaaacttctgattgatttctagtgcagtcaatcagaggatttctgttttctgttcgtggaccttattccgatgattgatcgtgacgccatcgatTCCcgagatatacaagaagagcagattaaattttgttggtgtccataatctcgcttcgagattggaggtaaaatatttaattaattattatttattttacttgtgtgatttaatcgttaaacgttttgatacccatgatatgaaattgtttcatatcaaagaaaaataaaatttttaaactttcgctgcaccgggtatcgattcaattgatctgaacacggttttccaacaatcttgagcctcagacaggcgatatGTTTAtagcacgttttgctgattgttattttaatgaagaaatctttccaatgttagggggaaaaaagaaacacatcgaaaaagaaatcacatggtatgtaccatcattgttacatttggatccaaggaccaaacaatgtgagaaagatgtacatcaaattgtgcacatgcaaagaattgcaaatcaaattccagatgcatttgcagacataaaaggggtaacaaaatcatatatacatgttgtaaatgcccctgctcgaattgaaattccaaagaaacaaattgaagacattcatgatgtcataaaacgcttgaagcgtggaaggccagttggttccaaggataaaaatcctctgaaaagaaaaggcatagagaaacacgatgatcataaaataaaaaatggtgtttcagaagaaacgcctgatgatgaaaatgttctgtcagaaccacaaactgacgagaatcgtgaaatctctattaattatattaatactggtaaaatatggaaccgaaaagacatagaatatattgatgatatattttcttataatgtggcttatgacatcataaatgaaaatgaggatcatgaaccaaaatcttttggtgaatgtaaaactcatcatgattgggccaaacgGAAAGATGCTATCCagattgaattggattcgctgaataaacataatgtttttggacctatagtcctcacacctgaaggtgtaaaacctgttagatacaaatgagtttttattcgaaaacaaaatgagaaaaatgaaatagtcagatataaaactagacttgttgcacaaggtttttctcaaaggcctgaaattaattatgaagaaacgtattctcctgttatggatgcaattacgtttcgatatttgattagtttggcagtgtctgaaaatttgaaaatgtgtcttATTGAtattgttacagcttacttatacggatcacttgatagtgatatatacataaaaatccctgaaggatttaagatgcctgaagcacaaagttcaaaacccagagaattttattctgtaaaattgcaaagatcattatatgggttaaaaCAATCCGGCcaaatgtggtataatcggctaagtgagcacttgatgaaaaagagatatgtaaatgatccaatatgcccttgtgttttcatcaagaaaacaacatccggctgtgtaattattgttgtatatgttgatgatttaaatatcattggaacgaataaagaaattcaagaagttatgatgtacttgaaggaagaattcgaaatgaaggatcttggaaaaaccaagtactgtctgggtttgcaaatcgaacaaaaagaatgtggaatttttgttcaccaggaaaattatacagaaaaggtccttaaacgttttaatatggataaatcaaatccattaagtaatCCAATGGTtttaagatcattaaacatagaaaaagatccatttcgtccatgtgaaggtgatgaagttattcttggtcctgaagtaccatatctaagtgccattggtgcccttatgtatcttgcaaattgcactagacctgatatatcttttgctgtaaatttattggcaagattcagttcatatccaacaaaaagGCACTGGAacgaaattaaacatatatttcgttatctacgagaaatgacagatttgggacttttgtactcaaaagacaccaatcaaagtatcattggttatgctgatgctggatatttatctgatccacataaggcacgttcccaaaccggatatgtatttactcgtggaggcaccgcaatttcttcgcgttcacagaaacaaacactcgtaacaacttcatcaaatcacgctgagattattgcgctatatgaagcaagccgtgaatgtgtttggctaaaatcaatgacacaacatatccaaacttcttgtggattatcagtagacaagaagcctgtgacgttgtatgaagataatattgcatgtattgctcaaatgaaagaaggatacatcaaaaatGACAGAACCAAAAAtatccccccaaagttctttgcctacactcaagagcttgagaagaataaagatattgatatctgctacattcaatcaagtgagaacttatcagatctcttcacaaaggcacttcctatGGCAATATttagaaagcatatatataacattgggatgcgcaatctacgaaatatgtgaaaaatcactcatgttaacatgagggggagtttacgtggctgcactcttttttccttactatggtttttatcccactgggtttttcctagtaaggtttttaacgaagcagtataaaacacgtaatgaagacaatcatcatatcacgatcatcgtcacaagggggagtgttgaaaaacatattattattatgttgaatattgaatattgaatgttgaatgttgaatattgagttgtaaaatgtggaaaattagtgtgtgatgatgtagatgatgatgtattaatttttgaactaatctcaaatgtggatctataaataggtcttcatttgtgatgaaaaatacacaattgagttgagagaaaaatattataaagtgtagagtttgatatattttgagttttggagtatttacctttttaccgtaaatttttactttttcacaacacgaagattattttttaaaaaatatttttagattttgttgAGATCTTCAAAACATATTGTCTTCTCCCAAGgccgagaaaaaaaaaaaaaaaaagtacctGGTCTCAAACCAATTTGTGTCGTGTTTCTATTTTCTAATTATAAAAAACTTTAAGATAGTCTAATTTGTATCATTATTCGATAtgttaaaaaaacatatatatataaaataggaTACTCTTATTAATCACACACAATTAATTAGATTCACTCATAAATGATCGTCATGAATATTGCATTATCAATATTATACAAAAATATATAGAGAATAAAATCAATCAAACTCCAGTACTATATTATCATATTATATAAAGTGTTGtcattttaataatataattgtAAGGGAATGGAGGTTGCATATAAATAgattgaggtgttgtcacaagatgttgacaacacctacaataacaccttgagtaatttgcagaggaatataatttaaacgtgaataaaataaacaagcaaccaaataaataaactcaaatgatttaagcaagagtataaaatactcttgcagcgcttcaaggcaaaacttcactagaaaataattcaagaaGTTTTACAaatcctaaaactagtgatcattgtaaaaatcaatttctcaaagcatatgagaaaataaagagtaaaagttctcctaaaaattttatatgaaatagaataaagaaaacgaattaaggagAAAAATCTTGAAGTCAATATCACACCAACACACTTCTTGATCAATGATCTTCGAGAGTTCTTCAAAGCTTCAAATAGTCTCGACCGATACAAGCTTCAGACCAATCTTCAGATCTCTTTCAACGTACGTATATGCAGCAATTTAGTAAATCTCAATTAATCGGTCTCTCTCTTTCTTGTTGTACGTCAATCTTAATATATAGACAAGACTCATTCTTGTCTTAGTTTTCTTGTAGGCGTAAGATTTCTCAAGATTTGAccatatcaaatctacatagATGAAGAAAGATATGTGTTAGATATGATgtgataaaattataataagcttaacaatatctcaaatcaacttaataaagaaaataaataatatatataagttACTTTATGTTCAAAAAAtacaaaagatattaaataaaatcttggaaaaataagttttttggtccattaacttgtttatattttggttttggttcattaactttTCCGATGTggattttggtacactaactttgcttTTTCAGTGTTTTTGATCCAATTGCATACTTGTcaacttctgattggtccaaaatgatgtcgtggaccaatcagaagctgacatggatgcagttggaccaaaaaacacagAAAATGAAAAGTTAGTGTACCTAAACGCAAATCAGAAAAATTAATGTAACAAAACTCAAAGGGGGTAAAATTACTGgactaaaaaacttattttctttaaattCTTTTCAAAACTTGAGaaatttaaggaataaaatatttctttcaataATTATTAACAATTCCGATAAAATTGTTCAATTCAAAGAATAATGTAATGCTTGAACTTTTAAACAAAGATCCGTGCTTTATTTTCTAATTGCATTctgtaaaaaaattaaattattatattacaaAAATTATTCATGTATATAATACGTACATACATGCAACATTTTTAATAACATATATATGATCATCATTGattgatattattatttacaatctgaataagattttttttttttgaaaaactgaACAAAATTGGTTATATTCATAATATAATGAACCATGTTAGCGATTTTAGATTAAATGTCAATTTCAACGTTTAATTAATGAAATATTTAGATGTATCGGATCTGTCCGTCCCTCTTCCGGATATTGTACATATTGATCCTGAATTGCCTCATCTAGATGTCGGTTGgtggttaattttattttattagaaatgcatgtttgttttttttgtcgCTGTAAAACTATATCTCATATGAAATAATATTTGATTCATGTGTTATTAGTGAAATGAAGATCTTATTTGTTACTTACTTCTCTAGCTACTCTATTGTTAAGATTGAGACTTGAGGAGCCTCATAAACTGTTTTGATAATGTCATGTATgcacaaaaaaaattatcccTATTCTACAATAAAAAAgtgtcaattttttttattgatttggttAATGCCCCACTTTctcctcaaattttttttatattttcttcAATTACTTCTTATCGTCACTGATCATCGGCAAGAATATAATAGACTATATAAGATTggttatattataatataatgaaCCAGTTCATGTTAGCGATTAAAGATTAAATATATCAATTTCAAGTTTTTATTCAtggaaattaaaatatttagatTATTATATACttgaaatattaatatttttctctATGTTTAATATGTTAGCCAAACTGAAAAAATGGAATCACAATAAGAATTAATTTGCAACCAATATTCCACCATATGAGGATGACCCTAAACtaccctatatatatatatatatatatatatatatatattgctttTTTCaaatgcccaccaatgatgtggtactattctattggacatacaatttatcacatctttattaCATttaatagaatagtgtcacatcattggtggacaTTGTGATGGACATGGtagtgggcacttgaaagaaactttatatttatatttatatatatatacataccaTATTACTACCtccgtctcaattatatagttcatgttttcttttttgtttgtttcaaatatatagtcatatatcatatttagtaatatttttttacacttatTTACTAATATACTCCTATTAACTACacattgaaaattgtgcaatcattttttaatacattaaatagggataaaataggaattttatataaaatttactttcccaataattttttcttaatctgtgtaaaaaaaaaagtacGACTATGTATTCGATACAGAgggagtatatatatatataaatcaaaaaggATAAACATGCACACAAACCAATAAAAACATGAgaccatgttttttttttattacatctGCCGGCCGCAATCGGACATTATTAAATTACTGTAAAACcaacattaaaaattataaatctcAATCGTCACTGATTGAGGAAAAAAGCCAAAACTTTGAACATTGCAATGGCTTTAGGGGTGGTTGGATCTATCACACTGAACACATGATTTTCCCCTTGGACCTCCACAACCTTAACTATCCCATTCCACCCACTCTTCTTCAATACTTCCATGTAATAAAAACCCCTAAACCTCAGCCCATCATTTCCAGCTACATAAACCAAAACCCTTTTGCACCCAAGCTTCTTCAGACCCGGATCCATACCCGGATTCACCAACGGGTCATCCAGCCCCGTGGTGTTCGGGTACGCATGTAACCACAGTGCTTCGAATACCTTTCTTGCATTGGCATCCGCATTTTCATTCCCCACCAGCCTCTTCCCCCAGAAATATGGACAATTCAGAAACATCCCGTTGATTTTCACCCCAGGATCCGATCCCtccaacccgacccggatcgcCATGTGGTGTGCAAGGGTGCCACCCGCGCTGTCTCCGCCTAAATACACGCGCCCGAAATCGGCGTACTCCGTCAGCCACGGCTCGCCACCGTTCCCGCCGGCGTGACGAAAGACCCATTTCAGCGCTAGCCATGAATCTTGAAAAGCAATGGGGAGAGGGTTCTCCGGGGCTAATCTGTAATTAACTGATACGGCGATTACGTTGGCTCTCGCCACGAGTGCGTTCAGATGGTGGTGGTAGTTCGGAGAGAAGGCGGATTCGGTGAAGAACCCGCCGCCGTGGTAGTATATCAGAAGTGGGATTTTGTGGGCTGGATTAGCATTTTTGGGGAGGTAAATTCTGGCGGAGATATTGAGGTCTTTGGCAATGGTTATGTCTTTGGATTGAACCCCGGTTCTTGGATCGGTGGAGGCAGGGAGAAAACCTTGTCCGATGAATCTCTGAATGGTACCATTTCTGTACACTCGTATGAAGGGATAAATGTCGTATAGGATTGGATCATTTGCAGCAAATGACGGGGTAATTTGCAGTAGTAAATGAATGCTGCAGGTGATTAACAGTAAGAGGAGAGTGGAATTCTTACCAGAAAACATGGCTGGAAAATTTAATAGATAAGGTTTGAACAATGACCTGTGGTGAAGAAAGGAAATGAGAAATTTTGctagttgaatttttttttcaaatgatgGGACCACGTGGAGCCGGAGATATAAAGTTTTTTGTCCAAGTCGGTTGGGACAACAATATGGGTGCACTCTCATTTATGGAAGAGAAAATTGGAATGTTAATTCCCTTTATAATTTCGTTTTTTCAGATTTTAATTttgtatgttttgatttttaacaaatttattttttgaaaatttttatgtgCTGCTTACACGTCAACACTGCATTGGATACATTGAAAAAATACTAAGATTGCAAAAACAACAAAGATATCAgaccaaaattaaaatatgaaaatataaaatatcgaaatcacAAATTTACAAACACATCAGATCAAAAAACATTTTTTCCTTTATCAAAATACAGAACTTGAATTATAAATATAGCAAACGtattttgtatatatttttttaattatgactttaatttttttttgacaggATTATGACTTTAATTAATGACttcattgatttatttatttaaatgtttattattttgataCTCCTTCCTTCTCAATTATATAGTCCACGTTTCCTTTTTtctttgtcccaaatatatagtcatacaccatatttaataatatttttttacactccttttactaatatattcctattaactacactttgaaaattgtgcaatcattttttaatacattaaatagggataaaataaaaagattatataaaatttactttcccaataaatttttttttatctgtaTAAAAAAAAACGTACGACTATGTATTTGAAACGGATGGAATACATTACTTCATTAATTGATGATTTTAATTCATGAAGACTTCTTAATGACTCAAATTAATGAAGTTTTCGTGATgactttgattttaattttaattcatgaATTTTTGGTTCGTTTTCAAATAAAACCTCTACTAAACTACATTAACCCGTTCAACCCTTTTGAACCCAAGCATTTTCAAACCCggatccaaatgatatgaaataTGACGCCGGATCACATAGAATAGaatcatatataatttatttcccAAAGATAACTCGAAATCAAACaatacaaaagaaatcaaatttCAAAGAGAGCTTTCTATTCATCCTTATTGATAAAAGAAGCAACTTTTTTGATCATAGCCAAACCATTGTCACTAGTAGGAGCAAATACACTGAACACATGAACCTCCCCTTCAACATCCACAACCTCAATCTCTCCATCCCAACCATTCTTCTCCAATATCTCCTTGTAATGCAACCCTCTTCCCCTCAACACATCCGTCTCCGCCACATAAACCAGCACTCTTTTGCACCCCAAACTCGCAATTCTTGGATCCGTCCCCGGATTAATCAACGGGTCGTCGCACCCTTTCGAGCTATTCGGGCTGGCGTAGTTCCAAAGCGCATCCAGAAAACTCTTGGGAAACAGGGGATGAGTCACTTCATGATCTCCCAAGGAAACCTCGCCCCAAAAGAAGGGGCAATTCAGAAATGCCCCGCGTAGAGTGATGCCATAATTGTCACCTGCAGCTTTCAACTTATCACGATCGATCCCCGCACGTAAGGCCACGTGGTGTGTGAGAGTTCCTCCGGCACTGTCCCCTCCCAAGTACACACGATTCATATCTGCGTGATCTTTGATCCATTCTTCTTGATCTTGCCCCTCCTCTGTGAACTGAGCGGCGATCCATTCGAGGGCTTGCCAAGAATCTTCGAAAGCGATCGGGAGAGGGTGCTCCGGGGCCAGCCTGTAGTTCAACGAAACGGCGACGACGTTGGCTTCGGCAACCAAGTGATTCAGGTGATTCTGGTACAGTTCAGAGAAGGCGGATTCGATCACGAAGCCGCCGCCGTGAAAATACAGGAGGAGGGGAAGTTTGGCGGCGGGGGAGGCGTTCTTGGGAAGGTAGAGCCGGGCGGAGAGGTTGATTTGCGGTGAAATTTCGACGTCTTTGGACTGAACGCCGGTCACGGGATCGAGTGATGGGGGCACGAAACCGTTGCCGAGTAATCTTTCAACTCGGCCATCTTTGTAGTGTCTGAGTAAGGGGAAGAAATCGTGAAGAATCTCGTCTGAGTTTGCTGCAGCCATtggagctagctagctagctaggggGGAGATGGAGAATATAGTCAAGATCGAAGTGTTCTTGCTTCTTGGGGCAATCAGACAAGATTTTTGCAGAGAAATTTATAGATGAGAAGATGGTTAAATTTGCACGGCATTGAAACTGGCCAATAATCATCTAATCATTTTGGTgttccaaaaaataaataaatgttttgaaagcaataaaacattaaaatgtATTTCCAAGATAAATTTAACTACTctgtataataataataatgatcaAGATTAAAAACGTGAAGCGTGTTAAAGCGTTGATCTGAAGTTACTAGTTTTTCAAGTTCAAACGATattattatatgtttaaatGGAACAAAAAATGTTgtcaatttttattatattaattcatgtaataaataaattgataaaaattatcataaatttagatttaaaaaataaagttaagaacatacaaatattaatattatattaattaatattttcctacaaatataaaaaaatagaaaaaatttcGATcctttatgtttgtcactttgtgatttcagtcctctatgttttcatatttcagttttagtcatgcatgtttttttttttgcaattttagtctttttttattcgaaaatgcttacgtggcaatATACACGGCAGCTCCACGTCAACACTGCATTTGTGTCACATCAACGCCAcatcagaaaaaaaataaaattgtcaaaaaaaataaatatagcggactaaaactgaaatctgaaaatatagaagaccaaaatcttaaagtgacaaacatacaagactaaaaaaacaatttttcctaaaaaataatgtaataaaaataagcttattatcaattaatatatcatatttacatttataaaattttttatttaatatttataaaaatatattcattcataaatataaataaactattgtgttttaaaaattatttcttaaAGTTTAAGTGAGATTAAATACGGTTTAACGAGTTTTTTAAACactcatgatgatgatgatgttgttTAGAGATTTTTTCCCAACAAATCAAGACAaaacaaaatatcatttttcgAGATTTCAGAATTCAATATGCATAATAAATAAtccaacataaaaaaaaaaagattcatCAAAATATAGTGATTTTTCTCCTAAATACGTgcacaaaatcaaaataaataaatataaaagaattatgaaaaaacttttataaaaaaatctacacacttataattatatacaattttcaaaaataaaatgtcaaaaaatatttaaaaaggaaaaaattacatatttacTCGGTTTTTTTAATTCCATgtgaatttttatgatttttttttttgagttagaCCCCTAAGTATAGATTGTTATAATTGAGTCTCAAACTCAAGACCATCTTATACTTATATCTTGTGTCAGATGAACTACACTTTATGATCGGTGATTTTTTGGTACATTGAATGCCCGAATTATTATTGTTcttcttgttgttgtttgttgttgttgttgttattgttattgttattgttattgttattgttattgttgCTGTATATTTTGTACAAATATTTGTTCcaacaaatatattattatttgatgTGAGAGTCAATCATGGTCTCCCGTAGGACTTCTTTGAGGAACCTGATATTTTGTTATGGTTAGTTGTATCCAGagttaaaaatcaaaatattttgaaaatcttGAATCTCATGGAACTTAACTATCAAAAAATTCAACGACAAATATTAATGTTTGTGAATTATTTCAtcattataaattatttaaagttttGTATCTAATTATAAGTTCTATAATCAATTTagcttattaatatttttaatgatttatttaaatgcatgAGTAGCTTACTAATTTTTACCACTAATTAATTAGACAAAAATAACGGTGGTGTGATGCACAAGTAAAATACTAGttgatttaataataataaactctGCACTAGCCTAAACATAAACAAATTAAGAACATGCCTGGGTTCAGCTCCGTTAGGTATAGTTTGGTAGCctgtattattaattaattatagcATATTGTATTCAATCTCACGTttttctcgtcatattatttatttatatattaaatatttattttatatcaatcaaatcattatttatcttacatcaatcaaattattaaatttaaattactatattacttcttataaataatattattcatattttatttattgttaa
Proteins encoded:
- the LOC140883691 gene encoding probable carboxylesterase 12, whose protein sequence is MFSGKNSTLLLLLITCSIHLLLQITPSFAANDPILYDIYPFIRVYRNGTIQRFIGQGFLPASTDPRTGVQSKDITIAKDLNISARIYLPKNANPAHKIPLLIYYHGGGFFTESAFSPNYHHHLNALVARANVIAVSVNYRLAPENPLPIAFQDSWLALKWVFRHAGGNGGEPWLTEYADFGRVYLGGDSAGGTLAHHMAIRVGLEGSDPGVKINGMFLNCPYFWGKRLVGNENADANARKVFEALWLHAYPNTTGLDDPLVNPGMDPGLKKLGCKRVLVYVAGNDGLRFRGFYYMEVLKKSGWNGIVKVVEVQGENHVFSVIDPTTPKAIAMFKVLAFFLNQ
- the LOC140883404 gene encoding probable carboxylesterase 12 produces the protein MAAANSDEILHDFFPLLRHYKDGRVERLLGNGFVPPSLDPVTGVQSKDVEISPQINLSARLYLPKNASPAAKLPLLLYFHGGGFVIESAFSELYQNHLNHLVAEANVVAVSLNYRLAPEHPLPIAFEDSWQALEWIAAQFTEEGQDQEEWIKDHADMNRVYLGGDSAGGTLTHHVALRAGIDRDKLKAAGDNYGITLRGAFLNCPFFWGEVSLGDHEVTHPLFPKSFLDALWNYASPNSSKGCDDPLINPGTDPRIASLGCKRVLVYVAETDVLRGRGLHYKEILEKNGWDGEIEVVDVEGEVHVFSVFAPTSDNGLAMIKKVASFINKDE